The Bacteroidota bacterium region CTTCCAAGTATAAAGTCTTTGTTTACCCGGTAATCAAAATGAGCACCTATCATTGTTTTTGACTGTAATGCGAATAGCGAATTACTTTCGAGCGAGATCTTAATTGGTGTGCCCGAGTTGAGTATGCCTTCGTTGATTATTTTTACACGGCCGAGTGTATAGTCAACTGTATAGTCAATGTTTTCAGTAAGTTTAATCCCTCCAGCCGTAACCGTTACTGAACCTTGCGGAACGTTTACGGTATTGAGTGCTATCTCTGAACTTGAAGATGATTTATAAGAGCCTTTGAGTTTGAATCGGTTTTTTTCCGGTATCTGTATGGCCGCTGTTTTGGTGGAATCGTACAACTGTTTGTATGCATATTTTTCGGCAAAAGGCCGGGTGGTTAATGTGTCCGAAGTGGGAGGGCTGCCCAGTATTTTTTTATATAAATAACTTCCGAATGGTTCAGCTACGGGAAAAATGATCCGGCCATTTGCGGCGCTTATGGTAACACCGTCAATAAAGTCGAATACACCGTCAGCCGTTGCGTCACCGTTTAAATTGAGGCGGTCGAGCGGAAGTACCTGCACAAGGGGGATGCCCTTATAAGGCCCGTCAGGGAGAAAATTAATGTCGACGCCGGTTGAGAGGTTGTTGTACCAAACCTCTAATCTGAAATCCTGTGGATTTATCTGGTATCCGCCAATGGAATAAATGTTTTTCATCATCAGGTCCCAAATAGGCAGTCGCGGATTAACTGTTGTACCCTTAAGCAATTTTATATAAAGTGGTTTGGGACTTGTTATCCCATCAGTTGAAAACTCGCCAACCTGGTATGTTTTGCCGTTAATGCTGTATTGAAAAGCCACAGCCAGAACTTCATCATAATTCAATGATTGGTTAAGTGAAATAAACCCCAGGCGCGGGTTGAACGTAAATTCAGTAGGAGCCAGTTTGCGGGCCAGCTCTATTCGTTCATAGTCGCGTGCAATCACGTAAGGCGTACCTGCAAGATTAGCGCTTACTTTTGGAAAATCACGGTCTCTTAATTTTCCGACCAGGGAGTCGGCCATCTGGTAATAAAGATTATTCGCGCCATTTTTTGGTAAGTAGCCTGTGCTATCCTCAATGATCGGTGATTTCAGGTATTTTGAAACATGGCCGGAGTCTTCCGCCAGGTCAGAAAATGCAACAATGTTACGCAGATCGGTGGTGGTGCTGCTTCTGTTGGTGACCCATACCTCAACCTTGGTGACACTAACAGGAGATTGAATAACGGGGAGTTTACTCAGGGCCGTATCAAAGCGATCTCTGAAATATTGGGAAAGAAAGAAGTGGCGGTTGGCTTCGTAGTTATCACCAGTCACTTCAAACTTACTTATTTGCGCGCCGCCGGTTACGTTCACTTCCGATTTTTTCCCTTTTTGCTGCGAGAAAATGGTCGTAGCTGTCAGCTTGCCGAATTGCAATTGGGTTTTTACTCCAAATAAACTTGTGCTGCCGGTGATAAGTGTACCTGTTAAAGGAAGTGTTACGTTACCCGCTTCTATTTTTTTTATGATCTCATCTTCATAGCCGTTATATTCAATCTTCATCTGGTTCTCAAAGTCGAAAGTGGCTTCGGTGTTATAGTTGGTCGTGAGCTTTAGCTTATCGCCGATCTTGCCAATCACGTTAAGCTGAATTTTTTCATTGAAGTCGAATGTAGTAATGCTTCGCTGCTTAACAGGCAGTATAGGGTTCTCGGTTTTCGAATTATTAACACCAAAAATAAGTTCGGCTGTTCCCTGCGGACGAATGTCGACTGTGTTGCCGCCAAAAATACGGTCGAATAGTTCCCCGCTCACATGAAGTTTGGGAATCAGGGCACGGTTCGCCTGAGTTGTAGCTTCGGCAGTTGTACGTTGGCGCCAGTAACTTTTTACCTGCTTTTGTATCTGGTAATCCATGTATTCTTCGGGCGACATATAGGTTGGCGGCCGGTAATCCAGGTTACCCATTTTCTGGCTGATGTTATATTGTCCCGTAACCGGATCATAATCTATTTTCTTATCGATGTTAGTGGGGTCAGTAAGTTTAAGTCCTCCGCTATTGGGGTAGTATAGTGGATCCTGAACAGATTCATCTTTGAAATTGTATTTGAGTTTTGTGGTGGGCACTGCAGGAGAATCGGCCGGTAATGCTGAAGCTGCAATTCCTTCTTCTTTAAAAATGGGATAGGTGCCGGCGGGCCGCTCTTTGGCTTTAGTGCCAATAAAAGCTGATAAGACAGTAGCGGATGCTGCCGCTAAAAAAGTGTATTTAATTGCTTTATTCGCCAAGCTTTTTTGTGAACTTTCGAATCATAAACAAACCGAATTACGAATAGTGTAACAATACTGATCCGTAATTCGGTTTATTTTGAGCCTTGGATTATAAATTTTTTAATGCTGCCTTTATCAGATCCTCAACATTAAGCTCTGAGGATGAGCTGTTTATGACTTTATCAAGGGCTTTTTCTGTAACATTTTTAGCAAAGCCCAGATTCACTAATGCAGATAACGCTTCATCGCGGTTGTTATTGTGCGCAACTATCATAAAATCAGAGGAAAGCTCACTTTTTCCAAGTTTGCCTTTCAGGTCAACAATAATGCGTTGAGCTGTTTTTTCACCAATGCCTTTTATGCTTTTCAGTAAAGTAACATTTCCGGTCAGTATGGCTTGTTGAATTTCCCGGGCCGATAGTGATGAAAGCATCATGATTGCACTTGTTCCTCCGACTCCGGATACGGACACCAGGTGCCGGAATAGCTGCCGTTCCTGCATATCGGCGAAGCCAAACAGTTTTGGCAGATCATCACGTACATACATTTCTTCGGCATATAGCTTACAGGTACCGCTGGCGGCCATTTTGGAGTAGGTGTTCAGCGATATGTTGAGCAAATAACCAAGGCCATTGCAATCGATCACTGCGTACGTAGGTGTTTTTTCGACGAGGTTGCCTTCGATGTGATTAAGCATAAGTAAATTAGTTAGAGTAAAAAAATCCCGCTTTAAGCGGGATGCTTTTTATTTTTTAACGGGACATAAAAATAGGTGATTTTTATGTAATACCGATGCCCGGTATACTATAGTCTAAATTTAAACGCTTTTCCACTCTCGATCGGTTATTCATAGACTAATATTAGCGGATGGTATAAATAAGGAAGTCAATTTTAAATTTAACTTGCTGTTAATCATGCATCTGCGTTGTGATAGAGAGGTGGGGGACGGCTATGGGTTAATACAGTAAGTTATTATGCGGATAGCGTTTAACATGCATTTCTTTCACCATGTTATAAAGTAAAGTTTTAAACTCTTCAATGTTTTGTTTATTGGTTGCTGAAATAAAAATACATTGAGAATTAATTTTCCCCATCCAGCTTTTTTTCAATTGATCCAAACTGAGATTTTCTTTGGTAACAGGAGTTAAATCATCATCGTCTTTTGGAAGAAATTTATACGCATCAATTTTGTTGAACACAAGTATAGTTGGTTTGTCGTGCGCTTTAATATCCGCAAGAGTCTGGTTAACAACGTTGATCTGGTCTTCAAATTTAGGATGCGATATATCCACAACATGTAATAAGATATCTGCCTCTCGAACCTCGTCCAGCGTCGATTTGAAGGATTCAACCAGGTGTGTGGGCAGCTTACGGATAAAACCAACAGTATCCGAAAGTAAAAAAGGAACATTATCAATAACCACTTTGCGCACTGTAGTGTCAAGTGTGGCGAATAATTTGTTCTCGGCAAATACAGTTGATTTGCTAAGCATATTCATAATAGTTGATTTACCAACGTTGGTATAACCAACAAGCGCAACCCGGATAAGTTCTCCGCGATTTTTGCGCTGAGACGCCATTTGCTTGTCAATTTTAATAAGATCTTCTTTAAGAAGGGATATTCTGTCGCGCACAATACGTCTGTCGGTCTCAATTTCTTTTTCACCCGGTCCGCGCATACCTATACCGCCGCGTTGACGTTCAAGGTGGGTCCACATACCCGCTAAGCGGGGAAGCATATATTGGTATTGGGCAAGCTCTACCTGTGTTTGAGCGTGTGCGGTTTGAGCACGGGCGGCGAATATGTCAAGTATAAGATTGGTGCGGTCCAGGATTTTTCTTCCCATTTCTTTTTCCAGGTTACGGATCTGGGAGGGAGACAGCTCATCATCGAAAATGAGCAGCGATACATTATTTTCGTCAACGTATTTTTTTATTTCCAGCACTTTTCCGGAACCTACAAACGTGCGAATGTCAGGTTTATCAAGGCGTTGAGTAAATCGTTTTAGTGTAATTACTCCGGCAGTACTGGCTAAAAATTCAAGCTCATCGAGGTAGTCTTTCACTTCCTGTTCATCCTGCTGTTTTGCAATTATACCAACCAATACAGCGGTGTCAGCTTGTTTTGCAGTGTCAATCAGCTGCTTCCTCAGGGATATTTTTTTTTGCATCTGAAAGGAAAAAATTATTTACGGAGCGTTTTTACATATTCAGATACAGCGGCAATTTGTTCGGGGTTTAGATGGCTGCCGAAACCCTGCATATTGTTCTTTCCGTTTGTGATCATTTCGATAATGCCCGCATCGTCCAATTGTGATAGTGAAATGTCTGTTGCACCCATCAGTCCGGCTTTACCATCCTCGCCATGACATTTGGTGCAGTAAGCAGAATAAAGTTCTTTACCATCGATTGATGAGACAACAGTTGTATCATTGCTTTTTGGTTTTTGTTTTTTATTCACTTCAGCTAATCCGTAAGCCCCTATTATTAATAGCATTGCTAAAGAGGCGAGTGCCTTATTCGACCGTTTAAAGCCAATGATCGCAATCGGGATTGAAGCAAATACAGCGATGAGTTTGAAGATCATCAGTTTATTTATTTCAGGTTGCTGTGTGAGCATATATATGCCCGAAGCAAGAAATAAAAAACTTACTATCATTTCAGGGACTTTGAACAGCCTGGAAAATCTAGCCAGTTGTTCAGTTTTGTTGGCTAACAATAAAATTGTTTTTATAAGATAAATAAGTAAAAACAGCAATACTACTATTTTGTGCGTAGTGTAAATTGATTGGTACATAGTGTTTGTTTTAATTGTCAGTAATTAATCGATCGAAACCCGCTGCCAATGGAGCTGTTGCGATCCTTTCCGATTTTCGGAACTGTGAAACACCCACGAATTCATTTATATCTAAAAAATGAGTGAGGATACCTGCGGTATAAATGTAAAAATAAAATGTGCTTATAAGAAAAATTGCATTTACGGAACAGCTATTTTTCACCTATTGTATACTTATTAACAGGGTTTTTTCAGATTATTCGCAGAGTCCATCAATAAT contains the following coding sequences:
- the ruvA gene encoding Holliday junction branch migration protein RuvA, with protein sequence MLNHIEGNLVEKTPTYAVIDCNGLGYLLNISLNTYSKMAASGTCKLYAEEMYVRDDLPKLFGFADMQERQLFRHLVSVSGVGGTSAIMMLSSLSAREIQQAILTGNVTLLKSIKGIGEKTAQRIIVDLKGKLGKSELSSDFMIVAHNNNRDEALSALVNLGFAKNVTEKALDKVINSSSSELNVEDLIKAALKNL
- the hflX gene encoding GTPase HflX yields the protein MQKKISLRKQLIDTAKQADTAVLVGIIAKQQDEQEVKDYLDELEFLASTAGVITLKRFTQRLDKPDIRTFVGSGKVLEIKKYVDENNVSLLIFDDELSPSQIRNLEKEMGRKILDRTNLILDIFAARAQTAHAQTQVELAQYQYMLPRLAGMWTHLERQRGGIGMRGPGEKEIETDRRIVRDRISLLKEDLIKIDKQMASQRKNRGELIRVALVGYTNVGKSTIMNMLSKSTVFAENKLFATLDTTVRKVVIDNVPFLLSDTVGFIRKLPTHLVESFKSTLDEVREADILLHVVDISHPKFEDQINVVNQTLADIKAHDKPTILVFNKIDAYKFLPKDDDDLTPVTKENLSLDQLKKSWMGKINSQCIFISATNKQNIEEFKTLLYNMVKEMHVKRYPHNNLLY
- a CDS encoding cytochrome c, coding for MYQSIYTTHKIVVLLFLLIYLIKTILLLANKTEQLARFSRLFKVPEMIVSFLFLASGIYMLTQQPEINKLMIFKLIAVFASIPIAIIGFKRSNKALASLAMLLIIGAYGLAEVNKKQKPKSNDTTVVSSIDGKELYSAYCTKCHGEDGKAGLMGATDISLSQLDDAGIIEMITNGKNNMQGFGSHLNPEQIAAVSEYVKTLRK